The genomic region AGCAAGTGTTTTCTTCCCTTTAGAAGGGACTGACTCCCTTCATAAAAAAGTAACATGATATTTTAAGACAATTAATAATAAGATTTAGGGTGTTACATCCATCATTAGTGATATTTGAAGAATTCTATTTGACTcttctttatttttaaaaatatacattaaccttctttaaattttaaataatagtaCACTTAATAGAATAAGTACAGAAATCAATTTTTAATTTACCAacattattcaaatttttttgtttattattgtaaaattatttttttaacctttatttttttgagtttagaatttgaatttaggatttagaatttagtaTCTAGAATTTAATATTTAGTATTTAGAATTTGAGATAAAAAGTAATTTTAAAAAAGGCTGAAATtgacagaaaaataattaattttttaattgaacCAACTATAATAATAGTAACTTAAGATTTAATTTTACTAAACCCTGTtcttatttttgaataaaaaataatatgttcatacaaaaaattaattatcaagttagtcattatatatttatttataaatatatgttatttaaattatttttaataatattttatattttaatatatattttatacgaaTATCTAATTTAATAGTTGATTTTTTATGTTAATATAATATGGTTGATTTTTAAATAGTGTTATCAATATATCAAATTTGAAACTATGAACATTACTTTGGGCAAACTTATATTATAACATTATGTTAATCATGTCTGTATACAATAATTTGCACCAAAGTATATAATCAACTTGAAAATGTTTATAAATACCCATCAACATGACAAAATAGTAAAATGAGACGCATTGTTtgtattcattttattttgtatatcAAACTAAcacaactttttaaaaaaaaaaatttaaaagtaattatGAACAACTCAatgtataaaaaataataaacagtTTTATATATACTAAAAAACAGATACTAAAttatctattttatatttataattatttatacatattttttCACAATTTCTTTAACTAAATAACTAATCAATTATCAGAATAATCAAATATGTTAGAGtagaattaaaataattaaatttacaaTAATCTAGTTATCAAATTTTCTCATAAtagtatataaaaaaaagggtaaagtatattttttgtccctgaagtttgacaaaagttttaaaaatacctttaagttttattttgtttcaattttgtcctaaaaattttcgatttgcatcaaatatactcccgatagctaaattttcaaaaaatttaagaccaatctaacaataatgcatgaaaataatgcttaatttgcttgtgttgagggttgttcttatgaaattgttgttgaattggtcttaaattttttgaaaaattagctgctaagggtatatttgatgcaaatcgaaaatttttgggacaaaattgaaacaaaataaaacttaggggtatttttaaaacttttgtcaaacttcagggacaaaaagtatactttaccctaaaaaaaaattacaaaatatcaAATACATACTTCTATACAGAGTAATTGATTAGTAACTGATTTTTAGTAGTTAGTATACACAAAAGATAATTGAAAATGAACGtaccataatttttttaaagtGAATAAAACACTTAATTAAATTAGGTTATTGCCAGTCAATTTGGGTTGGTCGAATAGTCAGTTCATTCGGCCGTTTAAGGTTTAAATTTTGTCTTGTGCATGCAGTAATTTATTAGCTAATgacaaacttttaaataaaactcaaattcgCGATGAATTAGTCTTTGACCTATCGGATCAGAAGATACCGTGTggacaaacaaaaaaaattaggtcATTGCCAAATTCTAATGGGATGTGACTCATTTGGTCTATTGTGAATGAACCACATAAATCACATTAACCGGCAACAACTCCCATCACAATCCCCATACCCTTTGAGAAGCCATTTGAATATTCTAACCATTGTTGGGAAGTGATGGCCATTTTCAAATGAATTCATAGCCTTTTATATAACCCTTTATTTGTCACATCTCCACCACCaagcaaaattaattaattaaaactataatttaattttaatatattatcactgtaaaattttatatatacatttaattacataatttcacatcaataaaaataattatattttacattaacaacataaataatcattaaaaaaaaCGAATATGATTACACGACAGTATAAAACGACGCTTTACACTGTCTCGGTACATCAAAATCAAACCCTTCAAACTAAATTCACCTAAATATATATGTTATGATATAGAGCAGGCGTGGACCTCACTTCTCCACCAACCATATATAAGTCATCAAAGGAGCAGGTTTTCACCTTTCTAGttggcaaaaaaaaataataaaaaaataaaataaaataaaataatggggTTGTACGGACAACACACACCCACCACACTCAGTCACTCATTAACACATTGCACAACAATGGTGGGTGTGTGTGTAATCTTAGACTGTGAGCATTAACTTGCTCATTGGCTCTTCAATAAATCAAAGGAGATTTCATGTTATAtgaaactatataaaaacaaagGCTTCCTTAAAGTCCATTCAATATATCATTAAAGGACCGTACGGACAACAAAGTTATGACTTATGTCCCTCTACAAATTTAGAGTAAACCCCACATCTAACTTTCtagattttaacaaaaataaattacaaattttaaatattaatttttgaacAATTTTTTAGATGATGTAATTTACCAAAATAAGTGACTAAAGTGACATACAAAAATATGAGTTGTTTTTTTATGAATCACAAAAAAACAGTTATTTTTCGCAATCTACGAAATGATTCTCGTATTAGATAAAATTGCGACGCTTTTCACAACCTAAAAAAAATGTGACCTATATTCGTATAATACACCTTGTGAGCCCAAAtccatatttaaatttttgagcCTACAAATTTATCTCTCActactaaaaattataaatatattagtTCTTTTCAAATAGTAAAATACAAAtgttatatttaaattttgaggAACAATTTTATTTTGCTCAAGGATATATTTTACCTTAGCACTTAATTTTCTACATATAAGACTCCAATTAGTTGTGGAAAGTGATAAAGATGCTTGAATCTAATTACAAATTCTTGAAGCAGTGCAAGACAGACAGTGTTAGGTTCTAAAGGACACTATATTTTGGtgtagtttttagttttagttttagccttaatcaaagaaaataagaGCCATCTTCCAGTGAAGAAGTGATATTCTTGTTAGAGGAAAGTGCATAAACAGAGAGAACTAAAATGGTGTAAGAAATCTCTTGTATTTTTAAGATGCTGTAATAATATTCCAATATCCTGAATAACCAACTTGATCAGCAAGTACACTGTGTATGGATTGTTAAGAACACAGAAATCATATTAAGAGTAAAAATGGCAGAAAATCATAGACACAGAGAGTCAACAGCAGCTTGTGATTGTTGTATTGGAGAGAATCAGAGAAAGCTATGGAGAAATTTCAAGCCTAGGCTCAAAGCAAAAACCAGTGAAGAGCTGCAGCGGGAACCTCTTCAAAACAGGGCATTTCTGTGAccatttccattgtttgatgttcATGTCGTATGTCAGAAGTGCTGGAGATCCATAACTTTGAATGTAGATTATATCGTCTGTTCCACTGCTCGCGAAAACATCATCCAACTCGCCGAAGCCTTGGAAGTATTTGTGGGGCATTCGAACAATCTCTTCCCACTTCTGATCATTTAGAACCCAGATTCCAATTCCTTTAATGATGTCGGGGCGATCTTGCTTACCGATCCCTCCCACCATtacaagcttctccttcagattcATCAGACGGCCGCATGTTAGAGAGCAAGGAACCGGAATGAAGTTCCTTCTCAAGCTGCCTTGCGAAGATCGGTTGGAGATGTTATATGAGATAAGAGCATGACGACTGTCCGGTATGCCACCCCCAGTTGAGTAAACTAAAAAGTAAAGCACGCCATTGCATATCACACTCTCATCGCCACCTCTCCACCCCAGCAAAATCTCAGTTAAAGCCGTTGCCCAGGTCGCATTCTCTGAATTGTATAAATGAATCGAGATATCCCACATGAAAAAGTTATCCGGGACTTGCCTAGATTTTACGATTGCTACGGTATATTTGTGGGATTCCCGGTTGACAGACATTGCTAATGCACTGTAATCAGAAAAGGGAAAACCCGAAGGCTCCTGGAGCTTCCTGCATCTTTTAGTAATGGGGTTACACATGCACAATTCGCTTCTGCTTCCATTGTCCATGAAGCAAACTAAACCATGCGACGAAGCAATGAACCAGTTAGAATTGTCGATGCAGGGTAGTTCAATGTTGTACCATTTCCGAAGGATGGGATCATAAGCATAACCAGTTGGTTCATCAGAATTAGTGAACATGAAGTACCAAGGTTTCTGTGGTAGCACATGGGACAGGTTCCATAAAAACCTTCCGGAAGTGACGATCTCATACCATCTTTTGCACACAGAACCAGCTCTGAAAATGCTAGCAACCGGCAGATAG from Arachis ipaensis cultivar K30076 chromosome B02, Araip1.1, whole genome shotgun sequence harbors:
- the LOC107622944 gene encoding F-box/kelch-repeat protein At3g61590, which encodes MAGETSWVSHFYDDSRREIKDWDSFSEVGEEGDKEVAAVSVDSILPDELVERILAYLPVASIFRAGSVCKRWYEIVTSGRFLWNLSHVLPQKPWYFMFTNSDEPTGYAYDPILRKWYNIELPCIDNSNWFIASSHGLVCFMDNGSRSELCMCNPITKRCRKLQEPSGFPFSDYSALAMSVNRESHKYTVAIVKSRQVPDNFFMWDISIHLYNSENATWATALTEILLGWRGGDESVICNGVLYFLVYSTGGGIPDSRHALISYNISNRSSQGSLRRNFIPVPCSLTCGRLMNLKEKLVMVGGIGKQDRPDIIKGIGIWVLNDQKWEEIVRMPHKYFQGFGELDDVFASSGTDDIIYIQSYGSPALLTYDMNIKQWKWSQKCPVLKRFPLQLFTGFCFEPRLEISP